In Colletotrichum destructivum chromosome 8, complete sequence, the following proteins share a genomic window:
- a CDS encoding Putative Late embryogenesis abundant protein, SMP subgroup: protein MAVTQETVQHLADNGHIISPKEISEIAQAEKDQTGNPVPAAGGLTATAQSLHDKQQSFLVKEAKIEKKPESDITKDDAKEIQSAEARLLGHRPPTDSVSAHIQSIADKNEKSLHSVAGKDEAAATIEKDEAVTSKDTEVSEKKEQSVQEGQ, encoded by the exons atggccgtcaCTCAGGAGACCGTTCAACACCTTGCCGACAACGGCCACATCATCTCCCCCAAGGAGATCTCGGAaatcgcccaggccgagaaggaccaGACTGGTAACCCCGTCCCCGCTGCGGGTGGTCTTACTG CCACCGCCCAGAGTCTTCACGACAAGCAGCAGAGcttcctcgtcaaggaggccaagatcgagaagaagcccgagtcGGACATCACCAaagacgacgccaaggagaTCCAGTCTGCCGAA GCCCGCCTTCTTGGTCACCGCCCCCCTACGGATTCTGTTTCAGCCCATATCCAGTCCATTGCTGACAAGAACGAGAAGTCTCTCCATTCCGTAGCCGGCAAGGACGAAGCCGCGGCCACTATTGAGAAGGACGAGGCTGTGACTTCCAAGGACACTGAGGTGTctgagaagaaggagcagTCTGTTCAGGAGGGTCAGTAA
- a CDS encoding Putative GATOR complex protein WDR24, with protein sequence MYSRENKIMRKLLGKVTADSSTDTHHSIGITSAPHFQTSYRPSVSQNAVFPAGVPILCLDTAPDHRAAVIAGRHVLKTIVFDGLSISEGIDVRSAITAQSASSGKGASSSLTADQLSIRDVRWHGDSTIFTACANGKIFSYDLARISTGGAALEFVQTREDSRQVNSLDINPHRQTTLLSGSQDGMVRYFDIRAPVQSRSGGLTYSPRGAYKCNADGVRQVKWSPKDGFYFACGTESGVVLKWDVRKIAQPLLKIPAHDKACASISWHPDGNHLISGGWDSKCAVWDMSKNADKRQKPRWVIYTPAPVSVVAWRPGLWSASAQGKRAAQVAVSYDDNHKRYGINGVHIWDLARPSMPYKEIERFDFSPSGLLWQNQDLLWTAGNDGFFNQCDVAFAPKVLDRQPVSSMAFSARGDAVLFLDERPQDRPRPSIVHHQASVAPPRTSYSSSPTTPMLSISRSDSEDDVVGSFLGPRRRVGRKRRPSLRSIPVLSTTPPSGPTISDDLVLGLEQAIKVTGTYKTQQTMAVGHIPAAARVDIYEYLSSCYLETLDRELPYVAGGQPLAKRVCGIMDQYARAAERVNQYRLAQTWRILAYSMNLLLTRRAQFHLETRLGRFQKRPSISKGKDIPKVRVPRALDVVVEMNGEETPRRPSALVSSSIDTKSLGPRSLLSEEIESTSNVATPVARAINGGSADQGNFPSEAELPSVMESDSFALPPAVHSTFNNSPRRRLDSVPLSTTSHESEGTQSSITEGYDFYDTDALSQAIDVPEPRKKEQMPLDYGPRTPNTRRTLRQDSSEGAFAQMFSMSESSRQTSGLASSSEAGTSASTRSITSYPVQLDNQRGVKDQGEYESRIRGKELEDSPEHGALRALHGPGESEPKDSPEEIFMISQTTMASDTVTDDPSTQSQLGSLPTAYEDHAPLHVGVSSSSPPKITPALQHDSTPNILESDYLHWPEDPSYPHPAVSNPDAESSPPLNPYTLISRALDFETRTSALNASAMVLLLKPLVPESVIDSFRATSILRQHHSRLTGMKLFIEAALLRKLCVQGWPDGIPEWGENYTCIFGPAQQGVKGGFMCPSCRKPRELDPSLGQKALWKCERCRTTMGACAVCGHRETTAAMVSLIDGVAGAQHADSIMSIWWYCPGCAHGGHATCLQDWHAPSDDGTYSLSDGCCPLDGCGHACLPGKWREEKSIARSDELGRVAIEKARIGNNSSAVGGGGGGGGGGKSGAPSPVIPPNVRGDSVEVPQSRAVESVREALANNTPTTGILSSSPGSRSGERERRKSVKFVPTER encoded by the coding sequence ATGTATAGCCGCGAAAACAAGATCATGCGGAAACTCCTCGGCAAAGTCACTGCCGACAGCAGCACCGACACCCACCACTCCATCGGCATCACCAGTGCGCCGCACTTCCAGACCTCGTACCGACCGAGTGTCTCGCAGAATGCCGTCTTCCCTGCCGGCGTCCCCATCCTGTGTCTCGACACCGCCCCCGATcaccgcgccgccgtcataGCCGGGAGACATGTCCTCAAGACTATCGTGTTTGACGGTCTGTCCATCAGCGAGGGCATCGATGTCCGCAGCGCAATCACGGCGCAatccgcctcctccggcaaGGGCGCATCGAGCTCCCTGACGGCAGACCAACTCTCCATACGAGATGTCCGGTGGCACGGCGACTCCACCATCTTCACAGCTTGTGCAAACGGCAAGATCTTCTCGTACGACCTCGCTAGGATCTCGACAGGGGGCGCCGCACTCGAGTTCGTCCAGACGAGGGAAGACTCGCGCCAGGTCAACAGTCTCGACATCAACCCCCACAGGCAGACAACACTGCTCTCCGGCAGCCAGGATGGCATGGTGCGATACTTTGACATTCGCGCGCCGGTGCAGAGTCGCTCAGGTGGTCTCACTTACAGCCCACGCGGCGCCTACAAGTGCAACGCCGACGGGGTTCGGCAGGTCAAATGGTCGCCCAAGGACGGCTTCTACTTTGCCTGCGGAACCGAGTCTGGCGTCGTTCTGAAATGGGACGTCCGGAAGATTGCCCAGCCGCTGCTTAAGATACCCGCCCACGACAAGGCCTGCGCCTCGATATCATGGCATCCCGACGGCAACCACCTGATCAGCGGTGGCTGGGACAGCAAATGCGCCGTCTGGGACATGTCCAAAAACGCCGACAAGCGCCAGAAGCCTCGATGGGTCATATACACGCCCGCACCAGTATCCGTCGTCGCATGGCGGCCTGGACTCTGGTCAGCAAGCGCCCAGGGCAAACGTGCCGCCCAAGTTGCCGTCTCTTACGATGACAACCACAAACGATACGGAATCAACGGCGTCCACATCTGggacctcgcccggccctCCATGCCATACAAAGAGATTGAGCGATTCGActtctcgccgtcgggcCTACTATGGCAGAACCAAGATCTCCTCTGGACAGCTGGCAACGACGGCTTCTTCAATCAATGCGATGTCGCGTTCGCCCCGAAAGTACTCGATAGACAGCCTGTCTCGAGCATGGCATTTTCCGCTCGAGGTGACGCcgtcctgttcctcgacgagcggCCACAGGATCGGCCACGGCCCTCCATCGTCCATCACCAGGCGAGTGTCGCGCCGCCACGGACATCCTACAGTTCGAGCCCAACAACCCCGATGCTCAGCATCAGCCGCAGCGACTCGGAagatgatgttgttggcAGCTTCTTGGGGCCGCGTCGCAGAGTTGGCAGGAAAAGGAGGCCTAGTCTGCGTTCGATTCCAGTTCTGAGCAccacgccgccatccggCCCGACCATCAGCGACGACCTCGTGCTGGGTCTGGAGCAGGCAATCAAGGTGACTGGTACTTATAAAACCCAGCAAACTATGGCTGTCGGCCACATTCCCGCGGCGGCACGAGTCGACATATACGAATACCTGTCCAGCTGCTATCTGGAAACGTTGGACCGCGAGCTGCCGtacgtcgccggcgggcaGCCGCTGGCCAAGAGAGTCTGTGGCATTATGGACCAATATGCGCGCGCTGCAGAGCGAGTCAACCAATATCGTCTGGCCCAGACATGGCGGATTCTTGCCTACTCGATGAACCTACTGTTGACCCGCCGAGCTCAGTTCCACCTTGAAACCCGCCTGGGCCGGTTCCAGAAACGGCCGTCTATTTCTAAAGGAAAGGACATCCCCAAGGTCCGGGTGCCAAGGGCCTTGGATGTTGTCGTGGAGATGAATGGCGAGGAAACTCCCAGGAGACCATCGGCTCTTGTTTCTAGCAGCATTGATACCAAGTCTCTGGGGCCTCGATCGTTGCTTTCAGAAGAGATCGAAAGCACCTCAAACGTTGCGACGCCTGTTGCGAGAGCCATCAACGGGGGTAGTGCCGACCAAGGCAATTTCCCGTCAGAGGCAGAATTACCATCAGTCATGGAATCAGACAGTTTTGCATTGCCCCCGGCTGTCCACAGTACGTTTAATAACAGTCCGAGGAGGCGACTGGACTCAGTTCCTCTATCTACCACAAGTCATGAAAGCGAGGGGACACAGAGTTCCATCACAGAGGGTTACGACTTCTATGACACTGACGCCCTATCTCAAGCTATAGATGTGCCGGAGCCAAGGAAAAAGGAGCAAATGCCCCTGGACTATGGCCCTCGTACCCCGAATACCCGACGTACCTTGAGGCAGGATTCTTCAGAAGGGGCCTTTGCACAGATGTTCTCCATGTCGGAAAGCAGCCGGCAGACATCTGGACTGGCCTCATCCTCTGAAGCAGGGACATCAGCATCTACGCGATCAATCACAAGCTACCCCGTGCAGCTCGACAATCAAAGAGGGGTGAAGGACCAGGGCGAATACGAGAGCCGCATTCGTGGCAAAGAACTCGAAGACTCACCCGAACATGGAGCCTTGAGAGCACTGCATGGTCCTGGAGAAAGCGAACCAAAGGATTCCCCTGAAGAGATCTTTATGATATCCCAGACGACCATGGCATCGGACACAGTCACCGACGACCCATCAACACAATCACAGCTAGGATCTCTCCCTACGGCTTATGAGGACCACGCCCCTCTCCATGTAGGCGTCTCTTCTTCGAGTCCCCCAAAGATTACCCCGGCCCTTCAACATGACTCTACACCAAATATCCTCGAATCAGACTACCTCCACTGGCCTGAAGATCCGTCATACCCGCATCCCGCTGTGTCCAACCCAGACGCGGAAAGCTCTCCCCCGCTGAATCCGTACACACTTATATCCAGAGCCTTGGATTTCGAGACGCGTACATCGGCGCTCAACGCCTCTGCCATGGTCCTTCTCTTGAAGCCCCTCGTACCAGAGTCCGTCATTGACTCTTTCCGCGCCACATCCATCCTCCGTCAACACCACTCGCGCCTTACGGGCATGAAGCTCTTCATCGAAGCCGCCCTGCTCCGAAAACTCTGTGTTCAAGGCTGGCCGGATGGCATTCCCGAGTGGGGTGAGAACTACACATGCATCTTCGGCCCGGCGCAGCAGGGCGTCAAGGGGGGCTTCATGTGCCCTAGCTGCCGAAAACCAAGGGAACTCGATCCGTCGCTCGGCCAGAAGGCTCTTTGGAAGTGCGAGCGGTGCCGCACGACAATGGGTGCCTGCGCCGTCTGCGGCCATCGCGAGACCACAGCGGCCATGGTTTCCCTCattgacggcgtcgccggcgcccagcATGCGGATTCGATCATGAGCATATGGTGGTACTGCCCCGGCTGCGCCCACGGCGGTCACGCCACGTGCTTGCAGGACTGGCACGCACCCTCGGATGACGGCACTTACAGCCTCAGCGACGGGTGTTGTCCTCTTGACGGCTGCGGCCATGCCTGTCTCCCCGGGAAATGGCGCGAGGAGAAGTCGATTGCGCGGTCGGATGAATTGGGTCGCGTCGCTATCGAGAAAGCACGGATCGGtaacaacagcagcgcagttggcggcggcggcggcggcggcggcggaggcaAGTCGGGTGCGCCGAGCCCCGTGATCCCGCCCAACGTCCGCGGCGACAGCGTTGAAGTGCCGCAGAGCAGGGCCGTCGAGAGTGTCCGCGAGGCGCTAGCGAACAACACCCCGACAACGGGGATCCTCAGCTCCAGCCCGGGGAGCCGGTCCGGGGAGCGGGAGCGCAGGAAGAGCGTCAAGTTCGTGCCGACGGAGCGCTAG